From Penaeus vannamei isolate JL-2024 chromosome 37, ASM4276789v1, whole genome shotgun sequence, one genomic window encodes:
- the LOC113829258 gene encoding uncharacterized protein has protein sequence MSAFKFDEFVESPSLEAIEDCEVKKADWVQLARHFNVTIRAAWRKNEIKKAVIAHLVSSGLLEDDALMLCDSDDKSLRVMEIELEREKMKDRERERNFQLQLMERKRELQLQELDFDLSRVIRFVPNFDESDPEEFFGQFEHVASTLKWPRDYWPILVQSSLKGKGRSVYLSLAGSHQSDYDTMKDAILKAYQLSAEYYRNRFRNCIKEQNQSFVEYMHKISKLQTRWLSASNVNDYNKLKELVLLEQFIRGVSPEIRKYLLEREVSTVERAALLAENFNLISKSKVNVSKCSHPSAFAPSVDGKSVGQNSLNSDFVAKKSGYGKGTGSGWSSGCFYCKKPDHIKANCPKLMSKGQVSEPKPVANYTFVSTDNVQDLSQRTSSDHGSFQPFIFSGSVALDEAGPSVPVSVFRDTGASHSVVLKEAVPFLEDAFTGKYVVVEGFGGCVTVPLCKLYLRTDLVSGPVVVGVHDSLPIKGVSFLIGNDIAGIRLLPNPVVCPSPVAYDPAVDVARINPGLFPACAVTRSQAKKLPRLSDRSVGQNELGLECLFGDEAAVEVNNEAVVEVNDEAAVEVNDEAAVEVNDEATVEVNDEAVIEGSDDIGEVINVDEVSITSRMLIEAQKSDESLRSLRNTAVSKSEVQSLPSGYYLNSGILMRKYRPPEVPATDSWHEVFQVVVPTCYRPKVISLAHDLGGGHLGIKKTLDKVLRYFYWPGVTSDVTRYCRTCDICQRVGKPNQVIPPAPLKPIPAFEEPFSRVIIDCVGPLPRTKSGNRVLLTLMCASTRYPEAVPLKRATSRTIVPVLIKFFTQYGMPRVLQSDQGSNFWSVMFQEVMKLLHVKQYSATAYRPQTQGALERYHQTLRTMLTKYCHETGSEWDLGVPLMLYAIRCTKQESLGFSPYELLFGRDIRGPMKLLYESWIGIENSGSLSDYVVKMKTRLQHLQEFAHKNLERAQCSMKGTYDRNAIEREFGIGEKVLLFLPVRKQPLTAKYQGPFKVLEKINDINYVIATPGRRKKKKVVHINLLKKYHPRRPEAASALCAIFVPEERGDTAASPEMESDFDVGDVGFKLQNSDILKNPNSKISHLSHEQQQDILCVLQQFSDVLGDIPRQTHLVTHDVKLVDGAIPVKQAPYRMSPYKAKIMEEEVSFLLKNGLAELSESEWASPCALVPKSKGWRMVTDYRRINELTKGDCYPLPRILDIIDAIGESKFITVIDLLKGYYQVPLSPEAKQITAFVTPNGLYNYCVLPFGLKNAPSSFQRLTGSIIRDLKGVKVYIDDFVVYSRNWEDHVATLRSLFERLQDAGLTVNLVKSEFAQAKVRYLGHEVGGGEVAPVKAKVEAIDELPVPKNKRAVQRFIGMAGYYRRFCPNFADVAKPLTDLLSPKKEFKWTVKCQESFSKLKNFLMCEPVLKSPDFDKPFTLQVDASDVASGSVLLQEGKDGVLHPVCYSSAKFKPHQTHYSTIEKEAAALLMALEKFDVYLSCTPYEIEVFSDHNPLQFVMRMKNKNQRLTRWYLALQPYNLVVKHIKGRNNIIADSLSRPG, from the coding sequence ATGAGTGCATTTAAGTTCGACGAGTTTGTAGAAAGTCCTTCATTGGAGGCTATTGAGGATTGTGAAGTAAAGAAAGCCGACTGGGTTCAGTTAGCTCGGCATTTTAACGTAACAATTCGAGCAGCATGGCGTAAGAATGAAATTAAGAAGGCGGTTATTGCTCATTTAGTATCATCTGGCTTGCTTGAAGATGACGCATTGATGTTATGTGATTCTGATGATAAGAGTTTACGGGTAATGGAAATTGAgctggaaagggagaagatgaaagacagagaaagagagcgaaatttTCAGTTACAattaatggaaagaaagagggagctaCAGTTGCAGGAGCTTGATTTTGATCTCTCCAGGGTTATTAGGTTTGTCCCAAATTTTGATGAATCTGACCCAGAGGAATTTTTCGGGCAGTTTGAGCACGTGGCAAGCACTTTGAAATGGCCACGTGACTACTGGCCCATACTCGTTCAGTCGAGTCTGAAAGGAAAGGGgcgctctgtctatctctctctggctgGATCACATCAGTCCGACTATGACACCATGAAGGATGCAATTCTTAAAGCGTATCAGCTAAGTGCTGAGTATTATAGAAACCGTTTTCGAAATTGTATTAAAGAACAGAACCAGTCATTTGTAGAGTATATGCATAAAATTTCTAAACTGCAAACTCGTTGGTTATCTGCAAGTAAcgtcaatgattataataaattaaagGAACTTGTGTTGTTGGAACAATTCATAAGGGGAGTGTCGCCAGAAATTCGCAAGTACCTGCTGGAGCGCGAAGTCAGTACCGTTGAGAGAGCAGCTTTGTTAGCTGAGAATTTTAACTTGATTTCtaaaagtaaagtaaatgtaAGTAAATGCTCTCACCCCTCCGCATTCGCTCCGTCTGTGGATGGTAAGTCTGTTGGGCAGAATAGCTTGAATTCTGACTTTGTGGCAAAGAAAAGTGGCTATGGTAAAGGGACGGGTTCTGGATGGTCGTCTGGATGTTTTTACTGTAAGAAACCCGACCATATTAAGGCGAATTGCCCTAAATTGATGAGTAAGGGACAAGTGTCAGAGCCTAAACCTGTAGCTAATTACACCTTTGTATCAACAGACAATGTCCAGGATCTGTCGCAGCGTACCTCGAGCGATCATGGTTCATTTCAGCCTTTCATCTTCTCTGGTTCCGTGGCcttagatgaagctggtccttctgttcccgtgTCTGTATTTCGTGACACTGGTGCTTCACATAGTGTCGTTTTGAAGGAGGCAGTTCCTTTTCTGGAGGATGCATTCACTGGGAAGTATGTGGTAGTGGAAGGTTTTGGAGGGTGCGTTACAGTGCCCCTTTGTAAGCTTTATCTGAGGACGGATTTGGTGAGTGGACCTGTTGTAGTAGGTGTTCATGATTCGTTGCCTATTAAGGGAGTATCATTTTTGATAGGGAATGATATTGCGGGGATTCGACTGCTACCTAATCCTGTTGTTTGTCCGTCCCCAGTTGCTTATGATCCTGCTGTAGATGTTGCAAGAATTAATCCAGGACTTTTTCCAGCATGTGCTGTAACGAGAAGTCAGGCGAAGAAGTTGCCAAGGCTATCTGATAGAAGTGTTGGTCAGAATGAGCTTGGTCTTGAATGTCTATTTGGtgatgaagctgctgttgaggtaaataatgaagctgttgttgaggtaaatgatgaagctgctgttgaggtaaatgatgaagctgctgttgaggtaaatgatGAAGCTACTGTTGAGGTAAATGATGAAGCTGTTATTGAGGGATCTGACGATATTGGGGAAGTAATTAACGTTGATGAGGTTTCTATAACCAGTAGAATGCTAATTGAGGCCCAGAAATCTGATGAATCTCTAAGGTCACTACGTAATACAGCCGTGTCAAAATCAGAGGTTCAGTCATTGCCATCAGGGTATTATCTAAATTCAGGGATATTGATGAGGAAATATAGACCACCTGAAGTACCGGCAACCGATTCGTGGCACGAAGTTTTTCAAGTGGTGGTACCAACTTGTTATCGACCTAAAGTTATTAGTTTGGCTCAcgatttgggtggagggcacttgggtatcaaAAAGACACTCGATAAAGTCCTCAGATATTTTTATTGGCCAGGTGTTACGTCAGATGTAACGAGATATTGTCGAACTTGTGATATTTGTCAAAGGGTTGGTAAACCTAACCAAGTTATCCCACCTGCACCTCTTAAGCCTATCCCTGCATTTGAGGAACCATTCTCAAGGGTAATCATTGATTGCGTTGGACCTCTTCCCAGAACAAAGAGCGGAAATAGGGTTTTACTTACCCTCATGTGTGCCAGTACTAGGTACCCCGAGGCAGTTCCTTTGAAACGAGCTACATCTCGTACTATCGTCCCAGTCTTGATCAAATTTTTTACACAGTATGGTATGCCACGTGTATTGCAGTCCGATCAGGGAAGCAATTTTTGGTCAGTAATGTTTCAGGAAGTAATGAAATTGTTACACGTTAAGCAGTATAGTGCCACAGCTTATCGGCCACAGACGCAAGGTGCCCTTGAAAGGTACCATCAAACACTTAGGACTATGCTCACGAAATATTGTCATGAAACGGGCAGTGAATGGGATCTAGGAGTGCCTTTAATGTTGTATGCCATAAGATGTACTAAGCAGGAGAGTCTCGGGTTCTCACCTTATGAATTGTTATTTGGGAGAGACATCCGCGGACCCATGAAATTATTGTATGAAAGCTGGATAGGTATTGAAAATTCAGGGTCTCTAAGTGATTATGTGGTAAAAATGAAGACCAGATTGCAACACCTTCAAGAATTTGCTCATAAGAATTTAGAAAGAGCACAGTGCTCAATGAAGGGAACATATGATAGAAATGCAATTGAACGAGAATTTGGTATTGGGGAAAAAGTGCTATTGTTTTTACCTGTTAGAAAACAACCATTAACTGCAAAATATCAGGGACCTTTCAAAGTACTGGAGAaaattaatgacattaattatgtaaTTGCTACTCCGGGtcgcaggaaaaagaaaaaggtggttCACATCAATCTCCTTAAGAAATATCACCCACGTAGACCGGAAGCTGCCAGTGCCTTGTGTGCGATCTTTGTTCCTGAAGAGCGGGGAGATACTGCCGCTTCACCTGAGATGGAGAGTGACTTTGATGTGGGCGATGTTGGGTTCAAATTGCAAAATAGTGACATTCTGAAAAATCCAAACTCTAAAATTTCTCATTTATCCCATGAACAGCAGCAAGATATCTTGTGTGTGCTTCAGCAGTTTAGTGATGTTCTTGGAGATATACCGAGACAGACGCACCTGGTGACCCATGACGTAAAGCTTGTTGACGGGGCTATTCCTGTCAAGCAAGCACCTTATAGAATGTCTCCTTACAAAGCAAAAATTATGGAAGAGGAGGTAAGCTTTTTACTCAAAAATGGTCTTGCCGAACTTAGTGAGAGTGAATGGGCATCACCCTGCGCACTTGTGCCAAAATCTAAGGGTTGGAGAATGGTGACAGACTATAGGAGGATTAATGAACTCACTAAAGGGGACTGCTATCCTTTGCCTAGAATATTGGATATAATAGATGCCATTGGGGAGTCCAAGTTCATCACTGTAATTGATCTCCTGAAGGGCTATTATCAGGTGCCCTTATCACCTGAGGCGAAGCAGATAACAGCGTTTGTGACCCCTAATGGGCTTTATAACTATTGTGTGCTTCCATTTGGTTTGAAGAATGCGCCTAGCTCATTTCAGCGGCTGACGGGTTCGATAATACGGGATCTCAAAGGGGTAAAGGTATACATAGATGACTTTGTAGTTTACAGCCGTAACTGGGAGGACCATGTGGCAACACTGCGATCCCTCTTTGAACGCCTTCAAGATGCCGGGCTCACTGTCAATCTGGTCAAGAGTGAGTTTGCACAAGCGAAGGTGAGGTATCTCGGTcacgaggtgggaggaggagaggttgctCCAGTTAAAGCCAAGGTTGAAGCTATCGATGAGTTACCTGTACCTAAGAATAAAAGAGCAGTTCAAAGATTCATTGGTATGGCTGGGTACTACCGTAGGTTTTGTCCAAACTTTGCTGACGTAGCCAAACCATTAACAGATCTTTTGAGTCCTAAGAAAGAATTCAAATGGACGGTTAAATGTCAGGAGTCTTTCAGTAAATTAAAGAACTTTCTAATGTGTGAACCTGTCCTAAAGTCTCCAGATTTTGATAAACCTTTTACCCTCCAGGTAGATGCCAGTGACGTGGCTTCAGGATCAGTTTTGTTGCAGGAAGGAAAAGACGGGGTTCTGCACCCGGTCTGTTACTCGTCTGCGAAGTTCAAGCCGCACCAAACTCACTATAGCACGATAGAAAAAGAAGCTGCCGCTCTTCTCATGGCTCTTGAAAAGTTCGATGTGTACTTGAGCTGCACGCCATACGAGATTGAAGTCTTTAGTGATCATAACCCGCTTCAGTTCGTTatgagaatgaaaaacaaaaaccaacGCTTGACAAGGTGGTACTTAGCGTTGCAACCATACAATCTGGTGGTAAAGCACATAAAAGGTCGCAATAATATAATAGCGGATAGTCTCTCCAGACCAGGTTAA